A region of Bombus huntii isolate Logan2020A chromosome 15, iyBomHunt1.1, whole genome shotgun sequence DNA encodes the following proteins:
- the LOC126874003 gene encoding nuclear envelope integral membrane protein 1, whose amino-acid sequence MDNGIVNPLSAVIFLLIFHCVYTESPSTTESIHFLKPGDVIENNKPGLQTFCHSAKPKHVRYMWGSLTIYLRTNIENYDLYNGKTPEEVMQMHDDNHRSWNFNIFSIQKNKKFKINPFEDVCIGIYVHPSNLHKYTVIMIETRTDSSILIMMMAGAALFLGAYNLSKNTLFYYLISIMLGITTSIIILVYFISKFLLKGKMMYITVLTGWTMSFYLFQMLWENTQLIIVQYREWVAWYILITSVISFVISYRFGPITNVRTKRLIQWFLQIIGLITMYYSSYLREASAFFCILILLLYKSPTVLTQKGRTYWMNMFPERRKLLTEDQYREEGIRETNKALNELKEYCVSPKCNPWKTTLILKDPIRFARFMEGESHLSEGESREHDAEITRIIEECEYTDDEDDTL is encoded by the exons ATGGACAACGGAATAGTAAACCCGTTAAGTGCAGttatttttttacttatttttcatTGTGTGTACACAGAATCACCATCAACTACGGAATCAA TACACTTTTTAAAGCCAGGAGATGTTATTGAAAATAACAAGCCTGGATTACAAACTTTCTGTCATAGTGCCAAACCAAAACATGTGAGATATATGTGGGGAAGTTTAACA ATCTACTTAAGAACAAATATAGAAAACTATGATCTTTACAATGGGAAAACTCCTGAAGAAGTAATGCAAATGCACGATGACAATCATAGGTCctggaattttaatatatttagcatacagaagaataaaaaattcaaaattaatccTTTCGAAGATGTATGTATTGGCATATATGTGCATCCCTCCAATTTGCACAAATATACAGTGATCATGATAGAAACAC GTACCGATAGCTCCATATTAATAATGATGATGGCAGGCGCTGCATTATTTTTGGGCGCTTATAATCTCAGTAAAAATactctattttattatttgatcAGTATAATGCTTGGAATCACCACCTCGATTATAATTTTAGTGTACTTCATTAGTAAATTTTTACTAAAG GGTAAGATGATGTATATCACGGTCCTCACTGGTTGGACAATGAGTTTTTATCTATTTCAAATGTTATGGGAAAATACCCAACTAATCATCGTGCAGTATAGGGAATGGGTGGCGTGGTACATTTTAATCACGTCTGTCATCAGTTTCGTCATTTCTTATCGGTTTGGTCCAATTACGAATGTTAGGACGAAAAGACTTATACAGTGGTTCTTGCAG ATAATAGGATTGATTACCATGTATTATAGCAGTTATTTACGCGAAGCATCAGCCTTTTTTTGTATCTTAATTCTCTTACTTTATAAATCTCCTACTGTATTAACTCAAAAAGGCAGAACTTACTG GATGAACATGTTTCCTGAGAGAAGAAAGTTATTGACAGAAGACCAGTATCGTGAAGAAGGAATAAGAGAAACGAACAAAGCGTTGAACGAGCTAAAAGAATATTGCGTTAGTCCTAAATGTAATCCATGGAAAACgactttaatattaaaagatcCGATAAg GTTTGCCAGGTTTATGGAAGGTGAATCACATTTATCCGAAGGCGAGTCTCGGGAACACGACGCAGAGATCACAAGAATTATAGAGGAATGTGAATATACGGATGATGAGGATGATACGCTATAA